The following are encoded together in the Brassica napus cultivar Da-Ae chromosome A9, Da-Ae, whole genome shotgun sequence genome:
- the LOC106446873 gene encoding putative cysteine-rich receptor-like protein kinase 39 isoform X1, with amino-acid sequence MRKLCDVILFSCLLLLTFVDVEADCEGSLFAVNSTYSENLNSLFSSLASNVTANDGFYNTSTGEGSNKVYGLALCGRGYKKQACVSCVEQAIQESQQRCPNRMKSFRWTTRDNDNVSCLVRYANHSVSAKLELFPPTLSDNPLNIEEPKSLKLFRREWEALTNLTMQSATSAPENSSVVLKFYSVVRAEFTEFANVYMMMQCTPDILSSECNKCLSQCVLNFQNNNWGSQGGAGRLPSCYFRWDLYFIPGSSENMTRVSMVSRATTLPQGDTVSQPENDKKGKRIGNGTIAIIVVPTVINVFVFVGLFIIFDQRRKAYNKNINECFDSDGQSMSRFDLGMILSATNEFSPENKLGQGGFGTVYKGILPNGQEIAVKRLVSGSGQGDTEFKNEVSLLTRLQHKNLVKLLGFCHEGDEEILVYELVPNSSLDHFIFDKAKRSLLTWEVRFKIIEGVARGLLYLHEDSQLKIIHRDLKASNILLDAEMNPKVADFGTARLFEADETRAETRRIAGTRGYMAPEYLNHGQISTKSDVFSFGVMLLEMISGERNNSFEGEGLAAFTWKRWVEGKPETVIDPLLMKNPRNEIIKLIQIGLLCVQENAAKRPTMSSVIVWLGSETIIIPLPRAPAFTRDRSQSENSNMSTNNDIFTDLSCR; translated from the exons ATGAGAAAATTGTGTGATGTAATTCTCTTCTCTTGCTTACTTCTCCTAACTTTTGTAGACGTTGAAGCAGATTGTGAAGGCAGCTTATTTGCCGTTAACAGCACTTACAGCGAAAACCTTAactctcttttctcttctcttgCAAGTAACGTCACCGCTAATGACGGCTTCTACAACACTTCAACCGGAGAAGGCTCCAACAAAGTTTACGGTCTTGCCCTTTGTGGACGAGGCTACAAGAAGCAAGCTTGTGTGAGCTGCGTGGAGCAAGCGATTCAAGAATCGCAACAAAGATGCCCAAATCGAATGAAATCTTTCAGGTGGACCACTAGAGACAATGACAATGTTTCTTGCCTTGTACGGTACGCTAATCATTCTGTTTCTGCGAAACTCGAGCTTTTCCCACCTACTTTGTCAGATAATCCTTTAAACATAGAGGAACCTAAGAGCCTTAAGCTTTTTCGACGAGAATGGGAAGCACTGACTAACCTAACAATGCAGTCTGCTACTTCAGCTCCTGAAAATTCATCAGTTGTGCTCAAGTTCTATAGCGTCGTAAGAGCAGAGTTCACAGAATTTGCAAATGTTTACATGATGATGCAATGCACTCCTGACATTTTATCTAGTGAGTGCAACAAATGTCTTAGCCAGTGTGTGTTGAACTTTCAAAACAATAATTGGGGAAGCCAGGGCGGTGCAGGTCGGCTTCCGAGCTGTTACTTCCGATGGGATCTTTATTTTATTCCTGGATCTTCTGAGAATATGACAAGAGTTTCTATGGTTAGTCGTGCTACTACTCTTCCTCAAGGAGACACGGTCTCACAACCTGAGAATGACAAGAAAG gaaAAAGGATTGGCAATGGAACTATAGCGATAATTGTTGTTCCTACGGTTATTAACGTCTTCGTATTTGTTGGTCTTTTCATCATCTTTGATCAGAGGAGAAAGGCCTATAATAAAAACATCAACG AATGCTTTGATTCTGATGGACAATCTATGTCGCGGTTTGATCTTGGCATGATACTCTCTGCAACCAATGAATTTTCACCTGAAAATAAACTTGGTCAAGGTGGATTTGGAACTGTCTACAAG GGGATTTTACCGAACGGACAGGAGATAGCGGTGAAGAGATTAGTAAGTGGTTCAGGACAAGGAGATACAGAGTTTAAGAATGAGGTCTCGCTCTTGACAAGACTCCAACATAAGAACTTGGTTAAGCTTCTTGGGTTCTGTCatgaaggagatgaagagattCTTGTCTATGAGCTCGTGCCGAATTCTAGTCTTGATCATTTTATCTTTG ATAAGGCGAAGCGTTCACTTCTTACATGGGAGGTGAGGTTCAAGATTATAGAAGGCGTTGCTCGAGGTCTACTTTATCTCCATGAAGATTCGCAGTTGAAGATTATTCATAGAGACTTGAAGGCAAGCAACATCCTTTTAGATGCAGAGATGAACCCTAAAGTTGCAGACTTTGGGACTGCGAGGTTGTTCGAAGCTGATGAGACTCGAGCTGAAACAAGACGAATAGCTGGAACCCG TGGATATATGGCTCCGGAATACCTGAATCATGGGCAAATCTCCACTAAATCCGACGTTTTTAGCTTCGGTGTTATGCTTCTAGAGATGATTAGTGGTGAAAGAAACAATAGTTTCGAAGGAGAAGGACTTGCAGCTTTT ACATGGAAGAGGTGGGTTGAAGGAAAGCCTGAGACCGTTATTGATCCTTTACTGATGAAAAATCCGAGAAACGAGATCATCAAGTTGATCCAGATTGGTTTATTGTGCGTTCAGGAGAATGCGGCAAAGAGACCAACTATGAGTTCTGTAATAGTTTGGCTTGGCAGTGAGACTATCATCATTCCTTTACCTAGGGCTCCTGCTTTCACTAGGGACCGATCCCAATCTGAAAATAGTAATATGTCAACGAATAATGACATCTTCACGGACTTGAGTTGCCGTTGA
- the LOC106446873 gene encoding putative cysteine-rich receptor-like protein kinase 39 isoform X2 has translation MKSFRWTTRDNDNVSCLVRYANHSVSAKLELFPPTLSDNPLNIEEPKSLKLFRREWEALTNLTMQSATSAPENSSVVLKFYSVVRAEFTEFANVYMMMQCTPDILSSECNKCLSQCVLNFQNNNWGSQGGAGRLPSCYFRWDLYFIPGSSENMTRVSMVSRATTLPQGDTVSQPENDKKGKRIGNGTIAIIVVPTVINVFVFVGLFIIFDQRRKAYNKNINECFDSDGQSMSRFDLGMILSATNEFSPENKLGQGGFGTVYKGILPNGQEIAVKRLVSGSGQGDTEFKNEVSLLTRLQHKNLVKLLGFCHEGDEEILVYELVPNSSLDHFIFDKAKRSLLTWEVRFKIIEGVARGLLYLHEDSQLKIIHRDLKASNILLDAEMNPKVADFGTARLFEADETRAETRRIAGTRGYMAPEYLNHGQISTKSDVFSFGVMLLEMISGERNNSFEGEGLAAFTWKRWVEGKPETVIDPLLMKNPRNEIIKLIQIGLLCVQENAAKRPTMSSVIVWLGSETIIIPLPRAPAFTRDRSQSENSNMSTNNDIFTDLSCR, from the exons ATGAAATCTTTCAGGTGGACCACTAGAGACAATGACAATGTTTCTTGCCTTGTACGGTACGCTAATCATTCTGTTTCTGCGAAACTCGAGCTTTTCCCACCTACTTTGTCAGATAATCCTTTAAACATAGAGGAACCTAAGAGCCTTAAGCTTTTTCGACGAGAATGGGAAGCACTGACTAACCTAACAATGCAGTCTGCTACTTCAGCTCCTGAAAATTCATCAGTTGTGCTCAAGTTCTATAGCGTCGTAAGAGCAGAGTTCACAGAATTTGCAAATGTTTACATGATGATGCAATGCACTCCTGACATTTTATCTAGTGAGTGCAACAAATGTCTTAGCCAGTGTGTGTTGAACTTTCAAAACAATAATTGGGGAAGCCAGGGCGGTGCAGGTCGGCTTCCGAGCTGTTACTTCCGATGGGATCTTTATTTTATTCCTGGATCTTCTGAGAATATGACAAGAGTTTCTATGGTTAGTCGTGCTACTACTCTTCCTCAAGGAGACACGGTCTCACAACCTGAGAATGACAAGAAAG gaaAAAGGATTGGCAATGGAACTATAGCGATAATTGTTGTTCCTACGGTTATTAACGTCTTCGTATTTGTTGGTCTTTTCATCATCTTTGATCAGAGGAGAAAGGCCTATAATAAAAACATCAACG AATGCTTTGATTCTGATGGACAATCTATGTCGCGGTTTGATCTTGGCATGATACTCTCTGCAACCAATGAATTTTCACCTGAAAATAAACTTGGTCAAGGTGGATTTGGAACTGTCTACAAG GGGATTTTACCGAACGGACAGGAGATAGCGGTGAAGAGATTAGTAAGTGGTTCAGGACAAGGAGATACAGAGTTTAAGAATGAGGTCTCGCTCTTGACAAGACTCCAACATAAGAACTTGGTTAAGCTTCTTGGGTTCTGTCatgaaggagatgaagagattCTTGTCTATGAGCTCGTGCCGAATTCTAGTCTTGATCATTTTATCTTTG ATAAGGCGAAGCGTTCACTTCTTACATGGGAGGTGAGGTTCAAGATTATAGAAGGCGTTGCTCGAGGTCTACTTTATCTCCATGAAGATTCGCAGTTGAAGATTATTCATAGAGACTTGAAGGCAAGCAACATCCTTTTAGATGCAGAGATGAACCCTAAAGTTGCAGACTTTGGGACTGCGAGGTTGTTCGAAGCTGATGAGACTCGAGCTGAAACAAGACGAATAGCTGGAACCCG TGGATATATGGCTCCGGAATACCTGAATCATGGGCAAATCTCCACTAAATCCGACGTTTTTAGCTTCGGTGTTATGCTTCTAGAGATGATTAGTGGTGAAAGAAACAATAGTTTCGAAGGAGAAGGACTTGCAGCTTTT ACATGGAAGAGGTGGGTTGAAGGAAAGCCTGAGACCGTTATTGATCCTTTACTGATGAAAAATCCGAGAAACGAGATCATCAAGTTGATCCAGATTGGTTTATTGTGCGTTCAGGAGAATGCGGCAAAGAGACCAACTATGAGTTCTGTAATAGTTTGGCTTGGCAGTGAGACTATCATCATTCCTTTACCTAGGGCTCCTGCTTTCACTAGGGACCGATCCCAATCTGAAAATAGTAATATGTCAACGAATAATGACATCTTCACGGACTTGAGTTGCCGTTGA
- the LOC106450014 gene encoding putative cysteine-rich receptor-like protein kinase 39, which yields MVKYFSLIIVLASSLLLVLQDLEQVHALGCSGSFLNSNSSYFQNRHSLFSTLASKVVANGGFYNASLGKNPNRVYALVLCARGYEQQACISCVEKVTQEIQTSCPNRMNSFHWDNDDGDHVSCLVRTSNQSTFKNFQLVPAVIYPSPLTMEPSKDMTLFSKQWEATVNRTVQAATEAKNISVLQYYSAVEAEFTEFPNVYMLMQCTPDITSQDCKICLEKSGTYFKKQFWGRQGGEVSRPSCVFRWDLYAFHGAFDNITRVPVLPGGQGQAQPPSKESCIKGNKGRSIGNGGIISIVVPALINILVFIGLIKLYTRRRQFNNIINVGTAEYSDGQLMLRFDLRMILMATNDFSSDNTLGQGGFGTVYKGILPNGQEIAVKRLTKGSGQGDMEFKNEVSLLTRLQHRNLVKLLGFCNEGDEEVLVYEFVPNSSLDHFIFDEEKRSFLTWEVRCKIIEGIARGLLYLHEDSQLKIIHRDLKASNILLDAEMNPKVADFGTARLFNTDETRAETRRIAGTRGYMAPEYVNHGQISAKSDVYSFGVMLLEMISGERNKRFEGEGIAAFAWKRWVEGRPEIIIDPFLVENPSNEIIKLIQIGLLCVQENASKRPTMSSVIVWLRSETIKVPLPKAPAFTSNQSQSEDGIMSISNVCTELSSR from the exons atggtgaaatatttttctttgattATCGTCCtcgcttcttctcttcttcttgtccTTCAAGACCTCGAACAAGTTCACGCCCTTGGGTGTTCTGGAAGCTTCTTAAACAGTAACAGCAGCTACTTTCAGAATCGTCACAGTCTCTTCTCTACTCTTGCTTCAAAAGTAGTCGCCAATGGTGGATTCTACAACGCCTCACTCGGCAAGAATCCCAACAGAGTTTACGCTCTTGTTCTCTGCGCAAGAGGCTACGAGCAACAAGCTTGTATCAGTTGTGTCGAAAAAGTGACTCAGGAGATACAAACGAGTTGCCCGAACCGAATGAATTCGTTCCATTGGGACAATGACGATGGAGACCATGTTTCTTGTCTTGTACGTACCTCAAACCAGTCAACTTTCAAGAACTTCCAGCTTGTACCTGCTGTCATATACCCAAGTCCACTTACTATGGAGCCATCCAAGGACATGACCCTTTTCAGTAAACAGTGGGAAGCAACAGTTAATCGGACAGTCCAGGCTGCCACGGAAGCTAAAAATATATCCGTACTTCAGTACTATAGTGCTGTAGAAGCCGAGTTCACGGAGTTTCCAAATGTATACATGCTGATGCAATGCACGCCTGACATAACTTCTCAAGACTGCAAGATATGTTTGGAAAAAAGCGggacatattttaaaaaacagttttgGGGAAGACAAGGCGGCGAGGTTAGTCGTCCGAGCTGTGTTTTCAGGTGGGATCTATATGCTTTCCATGGTGCTTTTGATAATATAACAAGAGTTCCTGTACTTCCTGGAGGTCAAGGTCAGGCTCAGCCACCTTCAAAGGAAAGTTGTATAAAAGGCAATAAAG GAAGAAGCATTGGGAATGGTGGAATTATCTCGATAGTTGTTCCTGCTTTGATTAACATTTTAGTGTTTATTGGACTCATCAAACTCTATACTCGGAGGAGACAATTCAACAACATAATCAATG ttggtACTGCAGAGTACTCTGATGGTCAACTTATGTTACGGTTTGATCTGAGAATGATCTTAATGGCAACCAATGACTTCTCGTCTGATAATACGCTTGGCCAAGGTGGATTTGGTACGGTCTATAAG GGGATATTGCCAAATGGCCAAGAGATAGCTGTGAAGAGATTAACAAAAGGTTCAGGGCAAGGAGATATGGAGTTTAAGAATGAGGTTTCACTCTTGACAAGACTCCAACATAGGAATCTGGTTAAGCTTCTTGGGTTCTGTAATGAAGGGGACGAAGAGGTTCTTGTCTATGAGTTTGTCCCCAACTCAAGTCTTGATCACTTTATCTTTG ATGAAGAGAAGCGTTCGTTTCTTACATGGGAGGTGAGGTGCAAAATTATAGAAGGCATTGCTAGAGGCCTTCTTTATCTCCATGAAGACTCTCAGCTGAAGATTATTCATAGAGACTTGAAGGCAAGCAACATCCTTTTAGATGCTGAGATGAACCCTAAAGTTGCAGACTTTGGGACAGCTAGATTGTTCAACACTGATGAGACTCGAGCTGAAACAAGACGAATAGCTGGTACCCG TGGATATATGGCTCCTGAATACGTTAATCATGGGCAAATCTCAGCAAAATCTGATGTATATAGCTTTGGTGTTATGCTTCTAGAGATGATAAGTGGTGAAAGAAACAAGAGGTTTGAAGGAGAAGGAATTGCAGCTTTT GCATGGAAGAGATGGGTTGAAGGAAGGCCTGAAATCATAATTGATCCTTTCTTGGTAGAGAATCCGAGTAACGAGATCATTAAGTTGATCCAGATTGGTTTATTGTGTGTCCAAGAAAATGCATCAAAGAGACCAACAATGAGCTCTGTAATAGTTTGGCTTCGCAGTGAGACAATTAAAGTTCCTTTACCTAAGGCTCCTGCTTTCACGAGTAATCAATCCCAATCTGAAGATGGGATAATGTCAATCAGCAATGTCTGCACGGAGTTGAGTTCTCGTTga